A segment of the Candidatus Izimaplasma bacterium HR1 genome:
CAATGTCCAAACTGAATTAACATATCAAATTCAGTATTATTAAATCCAACATACTTTTCAGCTTCTTCAGGAGTTCCTCCTCCAGCTTCACCCATTGCCATAACATCATTTGGAACAAATAACTCTTCGCCAAATTCACTTAAGTATTCATGATGTTTTGGTAAACTAGAGAAATTCTCATAACCAGGATAAGCATCAGGAAAATCCCAATTCTTTTCTAAATGATTTGAAGCATCGACTCTAAAGCCATCAACCCCTAAATCAATTAACCATTTTGTCATTTTCTTTAAATCTTTAACCATATCTTTGCTACGCCAGTTTAAATCAGGCATTTTTTTACTAAAGATATGAAGGTAGTATTTATTAACAGCAGGGATATAATCCCAAACTCCACCACCAAACCAACTTAACCATCTTGTTGGTTTTTGCATATTACCTTCTTCATCATATTTAGGATCTTGCCAAATATAGTAATCATGATACTTATCAAACTCAGGATGAGTTGGATCACAAGCAATTTTAAACCATTCATGTTCATCTGATGTATGGTTTAAAACCAAATCAAAAATTACTTTAATATTCTTACTATGAGCTAAAGCAATAAATTCTTTAACGTCTTCTAAAGTTCCATAATCTTCACTTACTTGATAAAAATCACTAATATCATAACCATTATCATCCATTGGTGATTTATAGTGTGGACTTACCCACACAGCATTAACCCCAAGTTCATCAAAATAATCAATCTTTTCGATCAATCCTTTAAAATCTCCAATACCATCATTGTTCTTATCATAAAAGCTACGAATATAACATTGATATATAATCGCATCTTGCCACCATTTTCTTTTCATATTAAAACTCCTTAAAAATCTTTATATTATGTAAAAATTATACACTAAATATTACTAAAAATCCTTGTTTAAACTAAAAATGATACCGCTACCACAAAGAATGTTATTATGTTTATGTTATACTTGAAATATCTAAGGAGGAATTACTATGATTGATTATACAATTTACCACGAAGGTAAAAGCAAATTCGCTTATATATATGATAAAGATACCGTTCATTTGAAAGTTATCGCTAGTAAAGACAAAGTAAAAAGTATCCGTGTTATTTATGGTGATCCTTTCAACTGGGGTCCTGATGAAAATGACAAATGGACTTGGTTAATCGATAGTAGTGAAGATTCCTATCTAGAAAAAGAATATCAAACAGAGCAATTTGATCATTTCTTTATTGAAGCAAGACCAACATTTAAAAGAATGCGTTATGCATTCATTATCAATGAAAAATACTTATATGGTTCAAGAGAAATCATTGATTTAGAAAAACAACCAAAACTCTTAAAAGATCATTTCAATTACTTTAATTTTCCTTTCTTAAATGAAGAAGATATCTTTAATGCTCCAAGTTGGGTAGAAAACCAAACATGGTATAGTATCTTCCCCGAAAGATTCAGTAATGGTGATCCTTCTATTAATACTCCAGACACTTTAAAATGGGGCGACACAAAAGAGTATTCTAACCATCAAAGATTTGGTGGAGACCTCCAAGGAATAATCGATAAATTAGATTATATTAAAGCTTCTGGTTTTACTGGAATCTATATGACTCCAATCTTTAAAAGTGATAGTACTCATAAGTACGACGTTAATGATTACTCTAAAATCGATCAGGCTTTTGGGACTAATGAGCTATTTGGTGAATTAGTTGAAAAAGCTCATAAACAAGGTTTAAAAGTAATGTTAGATGCGGTTTATAATCATTGTGGATTCCGTCATCCTTTCTTCCAAGATGTTGTTGAGAAAGGCAAGGATAGTCCTTATTACGATTGCTTCTATATTATTGATAAAGATAAACCAGTTATCAATTTCGAATTGAATGAAGATAAAACAATAAATAGAGAAAGTGCCAAGAAAATCTTTAAAGATCATCGTCTTTTAAACTACCGTACTTTCGCTTTCACACCTTATATGCCTAAAATGAATACTAATCACCCATTAATGAAAGAACACCTTCTAAACGCAGCTAAATACTGGATAGACGAATATGATATCGATGGATGGCGTTTAGATGTGAGTGATGAAGTAAGTCATAAATTCTGGAGAGAATTTAGAAATTCTGTTAAGTCTTCTAAAGAAGATGCCTACATCATCGGTGAGAATTGGGCTAATTCAACACCATGGCTGATGGGGGACCAATATGACGGGGTTATGAATTATGAACTCCTCTTCCCGTTGTGGAACTATTTTGGGACTAATATTGATAAAAACCAATATACCTCTACTGAATTTAAATTCAAAGTTAATCAAGTTTTAACAACATATCCAAAGAATGTCTTAAAATCACTTTATAACCTAGTCGATTCTCATGATACAACAAGAATCTTAGAGATTTGCTCTAATGATATTAATCTTGTGAAGTTACCTTATCTATTTATGTTTTCCTTTCCAGGAGCTCCTAGTATTTATTACGGCGGAGAAATAGGTCTTACAGGAAAACATGACCCAGATAACAGACATTGCATGGAATGGAATGAGGATAAACAAGATAAAGATATTCAATCTCATATCAAAAAGCTTATTGAACTGAGAAATAATAATTATGCCTTTAAACATCATTCTATAAAATGGTTAGAAACAAATGACAATGAGGAATATATAATCTATCAAAAACAAGATTTATATTTCTTAATTTCTAAACGTTATAAGGAAAATAACATAGTATTACCAAAAGAACTCCAAAATCAAACATTTGAGGACATTTACCACAATAAAACAGTTAAAACTGGGGAAAACATAGTTATTCCTAGTTATGGATTCTACATTTTAAAGAAATGAATTAAAAAAAAGAGAAATCGCTGATTTCTCTTTTTATTTACTGAAATAACTACCTAATATACTTATGAATCTACTTTTTAATTTTACAATGTTTAAAGCCTCTGTGATAAGTTTATCTTCGATATTACCATCAACTTCAATATAGATAATTATATTGTCGTCACTAGTCTTTTGCGGACTTGATAATATCTTAGTTATATTAACTCCTCTAATAATAAATTCATGGATAATGTCATATAAACTACCGGTTCTGTTAAATTTAGGACTACAGGCAATTAAGGTTTTATTATGAACGCCATTTACTTGTAAGCTTCTCGTGATATAAGCATACTTATTAGTATTCTCTTTCGTATCTCTTATATTACTTACAACTACATTGTAGCTACCTAATTCTTCAAAATTAGATAAAACACTACCTCGCTTTACTTTAGTTTCTTCATTTAGTTTTTCTAAAGCCATTTTATCGGTTTTCACTTC
Coding sequences within it:
- the malL_2 gene encoding Oligo-1,6-glucosidase, whose protein sequence is MKRKWWQDAIIYQCYIRSFYDKNNDGIGDFKGLIEKIDYFDELGVNAVWVSPHYKSPMDDNGYDISDFYQVSEDYGTLEDVKEFIALAHSKNIKVIFDLVLNHTSDEHEWFKIACDPTHPEFDKYHDYYIWQDPKYDEEGNMQKPTRWLSWFGGGVWDYIPAVNKYYLHIFSKKMPDLNWRSKDMVKDLKKMTKWLIDLGVDGFRVDASNHLEKNWDFPDAYPGYENFSSLPKHHEYLSEFGEELFVPNDVMAMGEAGGGTPEEAEKYVGFNNTEFDMLIQFGHCWQDGDWDNKLTPGKWAKGNLYVKGIKESFSHWAKMLDGVGWNLIYWHNHDQPRVISHYGNDKEYWEQSGKMLCQSLYLMPGTSIVYQGEEIGMTNVDYENLSDFRDVEVFTEYENFIGFGASNEIAMQALRDRSRDNARSPFQWNDTTNAGFSNNTPWINTVGNYKEINLEKQRNEENSIFKTYQKVFKLRKELALSAGKVTFYDLEGNDTFMYKNETKENSLFVLSNFKGNEITVKIDEELLNYKFMMSNYDKIELQKEMILRPYESAVFIRK
- the nplT gene encoding Neopullulanase, which produces MIDYTIYHEGKSKFAYIYDKDTVHLKVIASKDKVKSIRVIYGDPFNWGPDENDKWTWLIDSSEDSYLEKEYQTEQFDHFFIEARPTFKRMRYAFIINEKYLYGSREIIDLEKQPKLLKDHFNYFNFPFLNEEDIFNAPSWVENQTWYSIFPERFSNGDPSINTPDTLKWGDTKEYSNHQRFGGDLQGIIDKLDYIKASGFTGIYMTPIFKSDSTHKYDVNDYSKIDQAFGTNELFGELVEKAHKQGLKVMLDAVYNHCGFRHPFFQDVVEKGKDSPYYDCFYIIDKDKPVINFELNEDKTINRESAKKIFKDHRLLNYRTFAFTPYMPKMNTNHPLMKEHLLNAAKYWIDEYDIDGWRLDVSDEVSHKFWREFRNSVKSSKEDAYIIGENWANSTPWLMGDQYDGVMNYELLFPLWNYFGTNIDKNQYTSTEFKFKVNQVLTTYPKNVLKSLYNLVDSHDTTRILEICSNDINLVKLPYLFMFSFPGAPSIYYGGEIGLTGKHDPDNRHCMEWNEDKQDKDIQSHIKKLIELRNNNYAFKHHSIKWLETNDNEEYIIYQKQDLYFLISKRYKENNIVLPKELQNQTFEDIYHNKTVKTGENIVIPSYGFYILKK
- the pheA_2 gene encoding Prephenate dehydratase, whose protein sequence is MIGYLGPEGSYTFSAALSFNTIEDLIPHNNIGRLFYALENHEVEGIIVPFENMKQGISFDVLGRVRKGHYHISREIVLEIILSVVSKEPNSENIEQIFATTHSINECYNNLKKEFGKYQRFEVKTDKMALEKLNEETKVKRGSVLSNFEELGSYNVVVSNIRDTKENTNKYAYITRSLQVNGVHNKTLIACSPKFNRTGSLYDIIHEFIIRGVNITKILSSPQKTSDDNIIIYIEVDGNIEDKLITEALNIVKLKSRFISILGSYFSK